The candidate division KSB1 bacterium DNA window TCCGGCGCCACCGGTGAAGTCGAGCGCGTGTTTCGCCGCTCCGGGCTTGACCGCATCATCGGGCGGGAGAATATTTTTTTCTCGGACATCACGCTCTTAAAATCCACCCGCGAAGCCCTGGCGCGGGCACTGGAGCATGTCAATAAAAAAGTTGGCAAGGACTATCGCGTGCGGCTGTTTTACGACCGGACGGATGGCAACCAAGCTTTTGTAGTAAACCCTTCAGGGTCGGTGCCTGAAGGCACTACTACGAAACCCATTTTCATCATGACAAATGTCTGAAAAAGATTCTACCACCTCGGATGACGGCCTGAAATTCGGCGCGAAGGTTTTGCTCATCGGTGCCGGGCGCGCGGGCAGCATGCTCTTGCAGCTCTTCCATCGCGATCCCACCGTCACCATCGCCGGCGTGGTTGATATCAATCCCAACGCGCCGGGGATGCTCATGGCGCAACAGTTTGGCCTGCCCACCGGCACAGATTATCGCCAATTTATTTATGAAGAAGATTTGGATTTGGTGCTCAACGTCACCGGCAGTTGCGCGTTGCAGCGCGAGCTGATCCGCGAAAAACCCGAGCAGACCGAGCTGATCGGCGGCGTCGGCGCGCTGTTTATTTGGACGCTTTTGGATGAGTTCAAGAAAAAAGAAATTCTCGAAGATCGTTTCAACTTGATGATGCGGGAGTTGGAGCGGCATGCCGTTGGCGAGTTCATCATCGGCAAGACGGAACAGATGCGCGAGATTGCCAACCTGATTGCGCGCGTCGCGCCCACGCCGACAACGGTGCTGATTCGCGGCGAAAGCGGCACCGGCAAGGAAGTCGTCGCGCGCATGATTCACCAAAGCAGTCCGTGGCGCGAGAAGCCGCTGGTCACGGTCAATTGCACCGCCTTCAGCCCGACGTTGATCGAGAGCGAGTTGTTTGGTTATAAAAAAGGTGCATTCACCGGCGCCACCTCCGATCGCATCGGCCTGTTGGAAATGGCGGACAACGGCACGGTGTTTCTCGACGAGATTGGCGACATGCCCATCGAGATGCAAGCCAAGCTCTTGCGCTTTTTGCAATCCGGCGAGATTCGCGCGGTGGGCGAGGTGAAGAATAAAAAAGTGCAGGTGCGCATCATTGCCGCGACCAACCGCAATCTGGAAGAGGCGATTGAAAAGGGAGAATTTCGCGCCGATCTTTTTTATCGCTTGAATGCGTTCTCGATTCACTTGCCGCCGCTGCGCGAGCGCCGCGAAGACATTGCCCTGCTCGCGTATCATTTTCTCAAATCCGCCCAGGCGAAGGTCAACAAACACGTGAGCAAGATTTCTGCGGCCGCGCTGTCGGCGTTGGCGGATTACGATTGGCCGGGCAATCTGCGGGAATTGGAGAACGTGATCGAGCGCGCCGTGGTGCTCACCAACAGCGATGAAATCGATCTCGCGCATTTGCCGTTGACTTTGCGGCCACAAGCTGTGATGGACGCGCTTGAAGAGCCGGCGCTCCGAGATGGTTTGATGGAGTTGAAGTCGACAATGATTGAGAAATTCGAGCATCAAGCCATCTGCCGTTACCTCGCGGAAAGCGACGGCAACATCTCGCGCGCCGCTGAAGCGGCAAAAGTGCCACGGCGCACTTTTCAGCGGCTGATGGCCAAGCACAAAATTGCGGCGCAGGTGTTTAAAGTATTGCCATTGTCGCGCTCATCATTGAGAAACTAAACTAACCAGAACATCGACGAGGAAGCAATAGATTTTTTAGGTGGAAGGTTGGTGAAAACGTTGGCTGAGGGCTGGCAAACCGGCGGCGGGAGGGTCGTCACCGGGGATGGATGAGACGGCCAAGGCCGGAATGTTTCTACGGGAGTCTATTTTTATCGGTTGAGCGCCAGCACTTTCTCGCAGACGCGGAATGTTGCTGGTGCAATGAGGCCGCGCGATACAAGATCAGAAAATTTATGAGGGAATGGATCGACGGATCATCGGAGCGATGG harbors:
- a CDS encoding sigma 54-interacting transcriptional regulator, with product MSEKDSTTSDDGLKFGAKVLLIGAGRAGSMLLQLFHRDPTVTIAGVVDINPNAPGMLMAQQFGLPTGTDYRQFIYEEDLDLVLNVTGSCALQRELIREKPEQTELIGGVGALFIWTLLDEFKKKEILEDRFNLMMRELERHAVGEFIIGKTEQMREIANLIARVAPTPTTVLIRGESGTGKEVVARMIHQSSPWREKPLVTVNCTAFSPTLIESELFGYKKGAFTGATSDRIGLLEMADNGTVFLDEIGDMPIEMQAKLLRFLQSGEIRAVGEVKNKKVQVRIIAATNRNLEEAIEKGEFRADLFYRLNAFSIHLPPLRERREDIALLAYHFLKSAQAKVNKHVSKISAAALSALADYDWPGNLRELENVIERAVVLTNSDEIDLAHLPLTLRPQAVMDALEEPALRDGLMELKSTMIEKFEHQAICRYLAESDGNISRAAEAAKVPRRTFQRLMAKHKIAAQVFKVLPLSRSSLRN